Proteins encoded by one window of bacterium:
- a CDS encoding YciI family protein, with the protein MTRYLVAIHHPDDYDPSREDEAMDRDIDALNDEMVAAGVRIFVGGLSPASSARSLRAQPDGKVLVTDGPYLETKEHIGGFWVLEAADMDEALAWGHKAALACRAPVEVRPFF; encoded by the coding sequence ATGACGCGATATTTGGTTGCGATTCACCACCCCGACGACTATGACCCGTCCCGCGAGGACGAAGCGATGGACCGCGATATCGACGCGCTCAACGATGAGATGGTGGCTGCCGGTGTCAGGATTTTCGTTGGCGGCCTCTCCCCCGCCAGCAGCGCGAGGTCTCTGCGGGCGCAGCCCGATGGAAAGGTGCTCGTCACCGATGGACCGTACCTGGAAACCAAGGAGCACATAGGTGGTTTTTGGGTTCTGGAAGCCGCTGACATGGACGAGGCGCTGGCGTGGGGACATAAGGCCGCCCTCGCCTGCAGGGCGCCGGTCGAAGTGCGCCCGTTTTTCTGA
- a CDS encoding heavy metal translocating P-type ATPase, with protein MHQHAHPSHAAHMARGMHAGHDQHAGHSPAMFRDRLALSLVLTLPILYDSEPVQRWLGYHAIHFPGSEWLTPVLAVVIYFYGGWVFVQGARNELIARSPGMMTLIALAITVAFAYSLAVSLGLKGMPFYLELATLIDVMLLGHWMEELSIQGAGKALEHLAALIPPVAHRWSGTETEDIPVADLREGDRIVIRPGEQIPADGGVETGASSVNEAFLTGESRPVPKGPGDEVVAGAVNGEGSLTVRVTRTGEGTTLSQITRLVEEAQTSRSRFQGLADRAASWLTLAAIGVGTLAFIVWMTLAHDLTAAITRAVTVLVIACPHALGLAIPLVIVIATGLSARHGILVRNREAFERAKDLRVVAFDKTGTLTEGRFGVRAVYTADRSEETAVGVAASLEAMSEHPLARAVVDEAQRRHMTVAPVADFQAVPGKGVEGMILDQRYRVGRPEWAAELGLAWPPRLIEALSEAETRGESTIALMDDRGVVALFALADTIRQSAREAIQRLRAMGVDPVMITGDAEAVARTVAQYLGIEHYHARVLPWDKANIVHQLKATGPAGFVGDGINDAPALLEADLGVAIGAGTNVAIESADLVLVKNDPLDVVFALRLSRATYRKMAQNIFWATGYNAIAIPLAAGVGSAWGVVLSPAAGALLMSLSTIIVAANATLLRRIPTH; from the coding sequence ATGCACCAGCACGCACACCCAAGCCACGCCGCCCACATGGCGCGTGGAATGCACGCGGGACACGATCAACACGCTGGGCACAGTCCGGCCATGTTTCGGGACCGGCTCGCGCTCAGCCTCGTCCTGACGCTTCCGATCCTCTACGACTCCGAACCGGTGCAGCGGTGGCTCGGGTATCACGCAATCCACTTTCCCGGCTCTGAGTGGCTGACCCCCGTACTCGCAGTCGTGATCTATTTCTACGGCGGCTGGGTCTTTGTGCAGGGGGCGCGGAATGAGTTGATCGCGAGATCCCCCGGCATGATGACGTTGATCGCGCTCGCGATCACCGTCGCGTTTGCGTACAGCCTTGCCGTCTCGCTCGGCCTGAAAGGCATGCCATTCTACTTGGAACTCGCCACCCTGATCGACGTGATGCTCCTCGGCCACTGGATGGAAGAGCTGTCGATCCAGGGAGCCGGCAAAGCCCTCGAGCATCTGGCAGCCCTGATACCCCCCGTCGCCCATCGTTGGTCGGGAACGGAAACCGAGGATATCCCCGTGGCCGATCTCCGCGAGGGCGACCGTATCGTCATCCGGCCCGGTGAACAGATCCCGGCCGATGGCGGGGTGGAAACGGGCGCATCCAGCGTCAACGAAGCCTTTCTCACCGGAGAGTCCCGGCCGGTTCCCAAAGGGCCGGGCGATGAGGTCGTCGCCGGGGCGGTCAATGGAGAGGGGTCCCTCACCGTCCGGGTGACGCGGACCGGAGAGGGGACGACGCTCAGTCAGATCACCAGGTTGGTCGAGGAGGCCCAGACCTCCCGCAGCCGGTTCCAAGGGCTGGCCGATCGTGCGGCCTCCTGGCTGACGCTGGCAGCGATTGGAGTCGGCACACTGGCGTTCATCGTCTGGATGACTCTCGCCCACGATCTGACCGCTGCAATCACGCGAGCGGTCACGGTCTTAGTGATTGCCTGTCCCCACGCACTCGGCCTCGCCATTCCCCTGGTGATTGTCATCGCGACCGGGCTATCGGCCCGCCACGGGATTCTCGTTCGAAATCGAGAGGCGTTCGAACGTGCGAAGGATCTCCGCGTGGTGGCCTTTGACAAGACCGGCACGCTTACGGAAGGACGATTCGGAGTGCGCGCGGTGTATACCGCGGATCGGTCAGAGGAGACAGCGGTCGGGGTCGCGGCATCCTTGGAAGCGATGTCGGAACACCCCCTCGCCCGGGCGGTCGTGGACGAAGCCCAGCGGCGGCACATGACAGTCGCGCCGGTCGCCGATTTCCAGGCCGTGCCCGGCAAGGGCGTGGAGGGCATGATTTTGGACCAACGGTACCGCGTGGGGCGGCCTGAGTGGGCCGCCGAGTTGGGACTGGCGTGGCCTCCGCGCCTCATAGAGGCTCTGTCGGAGGCCGAAACGCGCGGCGAAAGCACAATCGCCCTGATGGACGATCGCGGAGTCGTGGCCCTATTCGCTTTGGCCGATACGATACGGCAGAGCGCGCGCGAGGCGATCCAGCGCCTGCGGGCCATGGGGGTGGATCCCGTGATGATCACCGGGGATGCGGAGGCCGTCGCCCGAACCGTCGCGCAATATCTAGGAATCGAACACTACCACGCACGCGTGCTTCCCTGGGATAAGGCGAACATTGTGCATCAGCTGAAGGCGACCGGACCGGCGGGATTTGTGGGAGATGGCATCAACGACGCACCCGCACTTCTCGAAGCGGATCTCGGTGTGGCGATCGGAGCAGGGACCAACGTCGCCATCGAGTCCGCCGACCTCGTCCTCGTGAAGAACGATCCGCTCGACGTGGTCTTCGCGCTGCGGTTGAGTCGAGCCACGTATCGCAAGATGGCACAGAACATTTTCTGGGCGACCGGGTACAATGCCATCGCGATCCCGCTGGCCGCCGGCGTGGGATCGGCCTGGGGCGTGGTGCTCTCGCCTGCCGCGGGGGCGTTGCTCATGAGCCTCTCCACCATCATCGTGGCGGCGAACGCCACGTTGCTGCGGCGGATCCCAACGCACTAA
- the mscL gene encoding large conductance mechanosensitive channel protein MscL, whose translation MIREFKEFAMRGSMLDLAIGIVLGAAFGRIITSVVNDILMPPIGLMLGGLDFASLFIALKGGPYPSVAAAKAAGAPTINYGMFLNTVVDFVLVAAVLFLVVKQVNRMRRQPDVTPTTKPYPFCLSTVPLNAVRCPYCTSDLKAA comes from the coding sequence ATGATTCGAGAGTTCAAAGAGTTCGCGATGCGGGGGAGCATGCTCGACTTAGCGATCGGCATCGTGCTCGGCGCCGCGTTCGGGAGGATCATCACGTCCGTTGTCAACGACATCCTGATGCCGCCGATCGGCCTGATGCTGGGGGGGCTCGATTTCGCGAGCCTCTTCATCGCGTTGAAGGGGGGCCCGTACCCGTCCGTGGCCGCCGCCAAAGCCGCGGGCGCTCCAACGATCAACTACGGCATGTTCTTGAACACCGTCGTTGACTTTGTGCTCGTCGCCGCGGTCCTCTTCCTGGTGGTCAAACAGGTCAATCGCATGCGGCGCCAGCCCGACGTCACGCCGACCACGAAGCCGTATCCGTTTTGCCTCTCCACCGTCCCCCTGAACGCGGTTCGGTGCCCGTATTGTACGTCTGACCTCAAGGCGGCCTAA
- a CDS encoding response regulator transcription factor, translating to MPVRVMLVDDHEIISAGLHVLLQAEHDIAVVGKASGVKEAVRKAAELRPDVILMDVTLADGSGIDATKQIKESSPDTQVLILTVYDDQETVLKAVQAGAIGYVLKDIPPEDLVRAIRSVHSDRTMINPVIARKLVERLAVTERDTSLFNFHRGPRLTERELEVLKGVAAGLSDKEIAQKLVLSMPTVKSHLRSVYQKLRIHNRAQAATYAVKNGLST from the coding sequence GTGCCCGTCCGGGTGATGTTAGTCGATGACCACGAGATCATCAGCGCAGGATTGCATGTCCTCCTGCAAGCAGAGCATGACATTGCCGTCGTCGGCAAGGCCAGCGGCGTCAAAGAAGCGGTGCGAAAGGCCGCTGAACTGAGGCCCGATGTGATTTTGATGGACGTCACGCTGGCCGATGGGAGCGGGATCGACGCCACCAAACAGATCAAGGAGAGCTCTCCCGACACGCAGGTGCTCATCCTCACAGTGTACGACGATCAGGAAACCGTGCTCAAAGCCGTGCAGGCCGGTGCGATCGGATACGTCCTCAAGGACATTCCTCCCGAAGACCTCGTCAGGGCCATCCGCTCTGTCCACTCAGACCGCACGATGATCAATCCGGTCATCGCGCGCAAGCTCGTCGAGCGACTCGCTGTCACGGAGCGCGACACGTCGCTGTTTAACTTCCACCGAGGCCCCAGACTCACAGAGCGGGAGCTTGAGGTGCTGAAGGGAGTGGCGGCCGGGCTCAGCGACAAGGAGATTGCGCAGAAACTCGTCCTTTCCATGCCCACGGTCAAGAGCCATCTCCGCTCGGTCTACCAGAAGCTTCGCATCCACAATCGCGCCCAGGCCGCGACATACGCGGTGAAGAACGGACTCAGCACCTAA
- a CDS encoding site-2 protease family protein translates to MSRHQIPLGRIFGISIGLDYSWFLIFVLMTWSLAVGYYPAAFPGWPASLYWILGAVSAIMLFVSVLLHELGHSVVALHYRVPVRSIVIFLFGGVSQIGGEAPSGGAEFWISFAGPAVSLALAVVFSVLQHLFTGIGPLFALTKYLAYINGALAVFNLIPGFPLDGGRVLRAILWTTTRNFRQATLIAATAGRAIAFLFILWGVSQMFAGNFGSGLWIAFIGWFLESAASAQIQQQMLQGALAGHTVAEVMNRNYATIPATIHLQELVDRHILGGGRRSFIVTQGHQAVGLVTLHQIKEVPKEGWPTTSVAQAMTPVTRLKRVRPDTGLWAAVEEMDRDGVNQLPVMTDGQILGMLSRDDVISFLRTLQELGVWPSARGPSGPSSQR, encoded by the coding sequence ATGTCCAGGCATCAGATCCCTTTAGGACGGATCTTTGGTATCTCTATCGGACTCGATTACTCTTGGTTCTTGATCTTCGTCTTGATGACATGGTCGCTGGCCGTCGGCTACTACCCGGCTGCCTTTCCAGGATGGCCCGCGTCTCTGTACTGGATCCTGGGCGCCGTCTCGGCGATCATGCTCTTTGTGAGCGTGCTGCTGCACGAGCTGGGACACTCGGTCGTGGCGCTTCACTACCGCGTCCCGGTCCGCAGTATCGTGATCTTCCTCTTTGGCGGCGTTTCGCAGATCGGTGGTGAAGCCCCCAGCGGAGGCGCAGAGTTTTGGATCTCCTTCGCGGGACCCGCGGTAAGCCTTGCGCTTGCTGTGGTCTTCAGCGTCCTACAGCACCTCTTCACTGGGATCGGACCGCTGTTTGCCCTCACCAAGTATCTCGCCTATATCAACGGAGCGCTGGCGGTGTTTAATCTCATCCCCGGCTTCCCCTTGGACGGAGGCCGCGTCCTCCGCGCCATCCTCTGGACGACTACCCGTAATTTTCGTCAGGCGACGTTAATCGCCGCGACTGCAGGCCGCGCGATCGCCTTTCTCTTTATCCTCTGGGGCGTGTCGCAGATGTTTGCGGGAAATTTCGGCAGTGGTCTGTGGATCGCTTTTATCGGCTGGTTCCTCGAAAGCGCGGCCTCGGCTCAGATCCAGCAACAGATGCTGCAGGGTGCGCTCGCCGGGCACACGGTCGCGGAGGTGATGAACCGGAACTATGCCACCATCCCAGCTACGATCCACCTTCAAGAACTCGTGGATCGCCATATCCTGGGAGGCGGGCGGAGATCCTTTATTGTCACGCAGGGCCATCAAGCCGTCGGCCTCGTCACGTTGCACCAGATCAAAGAAGTGCCCAAAGAGGGGTGGCCGACCACGTCAGTCGCTCAGGCGATGACCCCTGTGACGCGCCTGAAACGGGTCCGGCCTGATACGGGGCTGTGGGCGGCTGTAGAAGAGATGGACCGCGACGGTGTGAACCAGCTCCCCGTGATGACGGACGGTCAGATTCTCGGCATGCTCAGTCGAGATGACGTCATTAGCTTCTTGCGCACGCTGCAGGAACTCGGTGTCTGGCCCAGCGCACGCGGGCCATCCGGTCCGTCGTCCCAAAGGTAG
- a CDS encoding alpha/beta hydrolase — MPEARINGVRLHYEVHGSGVPLVFVHEFAGDRRSWDPQVKFFARRYQVMTYNARGYPPSEVPESREAYSQEIAVEDLHGLVRHLALSPAHVCGLSMGGYAVLHFGLRYPALARSLVVAGCGYGSDDQPQFRRDAEELGRRIEQDGMAAVGAVYGRGPTRVQFMNKDPRGWQEFVDALADHSSLGSARTMQGVQGRRPSVYDLRDSLTRLRVPTLIMTGDEDDPCLAPAMFLKRHIETAGLLIFPKTGHTLNLEEPDFFNRAVLDFVTMVDAQKWSPRDPQATVKSALLPDRQS, encoded by the coding sequence ATGCCCGAGGCTCGGATCAACGGCGTACGGCTCCATTACGAGGTGCACGGCAGCGGAGTCCCGCTGGTCTTCGTCCACGAGTTCGCCGGAGACCGCCGCAGCTGGGATCCTCAAGTGAAGTTCTTCGCCCGTCGGTACCAGGTGATGACGTACAATGCGCGCGGGTACCCGCCGTCGGAGGTTCCGGAGTCCCGGGAAGCGTACTCGCAGGAGATCGCGGTGGAAGATCTCCACGGGCTCGTCCGGCACCTCGCGCTTTCCCCCGCGCATGTGTGCGGCCTGTCGATGGGCGGGTACGCGGTTCTGCACTTTGGCCTGCGGTACCCGGCCCTGGCACGCTCGCTCGTGGTCGCCGGGTGCGGGTACGGATCCGACGACCAGCCGCAGTTCCGGCGGGACGCGGAGGAGCTTGGACGCCGGATCGAGCAGGACGGGATGGCCGCCGTTGGAGCCGTGTATGGTCGCGGCCCGACCCGCGTCCAGTTCATGAACAAGGATCCCCGCGGGTGGCAGGAGTTCGTCGACGCCCTCGCCGATCACTCGAGTCTGGGAAGTGCGCGCACGATGCAGGGGGTGCAGGGACGGCGTCCGTCGGTCTACGACCTCCGGGATTCCCTCACGCGCCTCAGGGTGCCGACCTTGATCATGACCGGCGATGAAGACGATCCGTGCCTCGCGCCCGCGATGTTCCTCAAGCGGCACATCGAGACGGCCGGCTTGCTCATCTTCCCGAAGACCGGCCACACGCTCAACCTCGAGGAACCGGACTTCTTCAACCGCGCCGTCCTCGACTTCGTCACCATGGTCGACGCCCAGAAGTGGTCGCCACGGGATCCGCAGGCCACCGTGAAGTCCGCCCTTTTGCCCGACCGGCAGTCGTAA
- a CDS encoding SDR family oxidoreductase, with the protein MDLGLRGRVALITGGSKGIGRAVATGLAREGAKVAICARRQELLDRAAEEIAAATSAEVLAVSGDMSKPGDADRVVAAVAARFGRIDILVNNAGAAPGGLLLNLSEEDWALAMQLKFLGYIRCCKAVVPQMLKQGGGRIVNIIGNDGVKPAYWELTASAANAAGLAAMQALAEQYGKHHIRINAINPGPVSTERWDGLVRAYARDKDLPLDEAARRGVGSIPLGRICTPEEVADVAVFVASDRASFMNGASITLDGGQRKALMDL; encoded by the coding sequence ATGGACCTGGGACTTCGAGGCAGGGTGGCGCTCATCACGGGCGGCAGCAAGGGGATTGGCCGCGCGGTCGCGACGGGACTCGCTCGCGAAGGGGCCAAGGTCGCCATCTGCGCCCGGCGCCAGGAGCTCCTGGATCGCGCTGCCGAGGAGATCGCCGCAGCCACGAGCGCAGAGGTGTTGGCGGTTTCGGGCGACATGTCGAAGCCCGGGGACGCCGACCGCGTCGTCGCCGCGGTCGCGGCCCGATTCGGTCGGATCGACATCCTCGTCAATAACGCCGGCGCGGCGCCGGGCGGCCTCTTGCTCAACTTGAGCGAGGAGGACTGGGCGCTCGCCATGCAGTTGAAGTTCCTCGGGTACATACGATGCTGCAAAGCCGTCGTTCCGCAGATGCTCAAGCAGGGCGGCGGGCGGATCGTGAACATCATCGGGAACGACGGGGTCAAACCCGCCTATTGGGAGCTGACCGCCAGCGCCGCCAATGCCGCCGGCCTGGCCGCCATGCAGGCCCTCGCCGAACAGTACGGGAAGCACCACATCCGCATCAATGCGATCAACCCGGGTCCGGTGAGCACCGAGCGTTGGGACGGCCTGGTTCGCGCCTACGCACGCGACAAGGATCTCCCGCTTGACGAAGCCGCCCGCCGGGGAGTGGGGAGCATCCCCCTCGGCCGGATCTGCACGCCGGAGGAAGTCGCCGACGTCGCGGTCTTCGTCGCGAGCGATCGCGCCAGCTTCATGAACGGCGCGTCGATTACGCTCGACGGGGGGCAGCGCAAGGCCCTCATGGACCTCTAA
- a CDS encoding isochorismatase family protein, which produces MTDQRKPYTPLTTDNSALVLVDHQLGLMTGVRDYETGELKHNVVALAKAAKVLRIPTVVTTTARDSMWGPTFPELVEVVGGEQIIDRSSVNAWDDPKVAAAIEATGRKKLIFAGISLEVCAAFPAITALSKGYDAYVAVDASGTFSKTKREAGLLRMQQAGVILSDYATLMVEILKDNASSLAGPVYGFLDMPWATLVGQITMAYRK; this is translated from the coding sequence ATGACCGATCAAAGGAAGCCCTACACCCCCCTGACTACTGACAATTCCGCGCTCGTTCTGGTCGACCATCAGCTGGGTCTGATGACCGGCGTGCGCGATTACGAGACCGGAGAACTCAAACATAACGTTGTCGCCTTGGCGAAAGCCGCCAAGGTGCTGCGGATCCCAACAGTCGTCACCACCACGGCCCGCGACAGCATGTGGGGACCGACCTTTCCCGAGCTCGTGGAAGTGGTGGGAGGAGAGCAAATCATCGATCGCTCCTCGGTCAACGCATGGGACGACCCGAAAGTGGCAGCCGCCATCGAGGCGACCGGACGTAAGAAGCTGATCTTTGCCGGCATCTCGCTTGAGGTCTGCGCCGCCTTCCCGGCGATCACCGCGCTCAGCAAGGGCTATGATGCCTACGTTGCTGTCGATGCCTCGGGCACGTTCAGCAAGACCAAGCGTGAAGCGGGTTTGCTCCGCATGCAGCAGGCAGGGGTGATTCTCTCTGACTATGCCACGCTCATGGTCGAAATCCTCAAAGACAACGCCAGCTCGCTGGCCGGTCCTGTTTACGGCTTTCTCGACATGCCGTGGGCGACGCTCGTCGGTCAGATCACGATGGCCTACCGCAAGTGA